One Spinacia oleracea cultivar Varoflay chromosome 4, BTI_SOV_V1, whole genome shotgun sequence DNA segment encodes these proteins:
- the LOC130471291 gene encoding uncharacterized protein translates to MRHIIGFRWVCDFINFPCSVAVFRDLHDLSFNHASKGDGYGWWTIINKRSRRKGEPNYITAYPYLSSDHNWKTEWLFVRVPTDPKHPHFYRPPKWFVTPDPDMRSVAAPDRNHHHYVDLLQWFLAREDNYKLPSNWLPNLNYILREDILAVAGLSRIFDREYGFSCVDPVVLGISLDLKTIHDSAPDYKFGKENPRNPRLKDYVLSPSGVARISEVRADPWDSASSPEAVPVKVVLPDLRTTSDPGPGTDAVPRAVPSVSSPARIDISLSRNRDQRKRKSSTLLRPSAHPKKAKADQSSEKEVVSEVMPPPKNLLHFMPLPGQKLKSVVVVEPPPVDQPLAEEDTIPSPLKPNWVSQPRLLIYFLLSTFSPFFNIVSFTHGLME, encoded by the exons atgaggcacatcatcggatttagatgggtgtgcgattttattaactttccatgctctgttgccgtgtttcgggatctgcacgatctgtctttcaaccacgcttccaagggggatgggtatggttggtggaccattatcaacaaaagatcccgaagaaagggggagccgaactatattacggcctacccttacctcagctctgatcataactggaagacggagtggttgttcgttcgtgtgccgacagatccgaagcatccacatttttaccgccctccgaagtggtttgtgactcctgatcctgatatgcgaagcgtggctgctccggatcggaaccatcaccactacgtggatctcctccagtggtttttggctcgggaggacaactacaaattgccgtccaactggctcccgaacctcaactatatcttgcgggaggacattcttgctgttgccggtctcagcaggatttttgacaggg agtacggctttagctgcgttgatcctgtggtcttgggtatttctttggatctgaagaccattcacgactcggcccctgattataagttcgggaaggagaatcctcgtaatcctcgtttgaaggattacgtgctgtctccgtcgggtgtcgctcggatatctgaagttcgagctgatccgtgggattctgcctcttctcccgaagctgttccagtgaaagtcgtgctccctgatttgaggacaacctcggatccg ggtcctgggactgacgctgtgccgcgtgccgttccttcggtttcatctccggctcggatagatatctctttatctaggaaccgg gatcagcgcaaaaggaagagcagcactcttttgaggccttctgcgcatccgaagaaggcgAAAGCTGATCAGtcttcggagaag gaagtggtttcggaagtcatgcctcctcccaaaaacctccttcacttcatgcccttgcccgggcagaagttgaagagtgtggtggttgtggAACCGCCTCCCGTGGACCAACCGCTGGCTGAGGAAGATACTATCCcttctccgctgaagcc AAATTGGGTCTCACAGCCACGCTTACTCATTTACTTTTTGCTCTCTACTTTTTCACCTTTCTTTAACATTGTGTCATTTACTCATGGTCTCATGGAGTAA
- the LOC130472487 gene encoding uncharacterized protein — protein sequence MSTRIITDPKGERADALREWVKNRTDRLSDRQARVLDVRNPTKEKVIITLDSLKLKRPYNTLQEQRHWLRVTIPNPQMSTINAYLGCSACGRRGDIPAGTSYTCTRCKADTVSTPKITYNFVASDGTGTMECTSFTEDSEKLFRMTAADTFRMKNSNDAATFEQLQEMLKSNHFLLEVGPTMGLSKNGVLEWCLKSIDLESGEAQAENVEHHFADQQAEQGPSASQVLAQATIARQQLEQPTLRRKNPEQAMVTGKQPEQGAIPQKKLKQAQAENVEHRFADQQAEQGPSASQVLAQATIARQQLEQPTLRRKNPEQAMVTGKQPEQGAIPQKKLKQAQAENVEHHFADQQAEQGPSASQVLAQATIARQQLEQPTLRRKNPEQAMVTGKQPEQGAIPQKKLKQEFIAELHAAQGSIARQSDEEEDDSSGK from the exons ATGTCTACTAGAATCATTACTGATCCAAAAGGAGAAAGAGCAGACGCATTGAGGGAATG GGTCAAAAATCGCACCGACCGGCTGAGTGACAGGCAAGCAAGGGTATTGGATGTCAGGAACCCTACGAAAGAGAAGGTGATCATCACACTGGACTCCCTGAAGCTAAAAAGG CCTTACAACACCTTGCAAGAGCAACGCCATTGGCTCAGGGTTACAATACCCAACCCTCAAATGAGCACGATCAATGCATACCTGGGGTGCTCTGCTTGTGGACGGCGTGGAGACATTCCAGCAGGGACATCCTACACTTGCACCAGATGTAAGGCAGATACCGTGTCTACTCCAAA GATTACCTACAATTTCGTGGCATCTGATGGGACTGGCACAATGGAATGCACCTCGTTCACTGAAGATTCTGAAAAGTTGTTCAGGATGACGGCTGCAGACACGTTCAGGATGAAGAACAGC AATGATGCAGCGACCTTTGAACAGCTCCAGGAAATGCTCAAGTCCAACCACTTTCTGCTGGAAGTCGGTCCAACAATGGGTCTTTCAAAGAACGGCGTGCTTGAATGGTGCTTGAAATCGATTGATTTGGAATCTGGGGAGGCCCAAGCAGAAAATGTTGAGCATCACTTTGCTGATCAGCAGGCTGAACAGGGTCCGAGTGCCAGCCAGGTGCTTGCACAAGCAACGATTGCTAGGCAGCAGCTTGAACAACCAACGCTTCGTAGGAAGAACCCTGAGCAAGCAATGGTTACTGGGAAGCAGCCAGAGCAAGGAGCcattcctcaaaagaaactgAAGCAGGCCCAAGCAGAAAATGTTGAGCATCGCTTTGCTGATCAGCAGGCTGAACAGGGTCCGAGTGCCAGCCAGGTGCTTGCACAAGCAACGATTGCTAGGCAGCAGCTTGAACAACCAACGCTTCGTAGGAAGAACCCTGAGCAAGCAATGGTTACTGGGAAGCAGCCAGAGCAAGGAGCcattcctcaaaagaaactgAAGCAGGCCCAAGCAGAAAATGTTGAGCATCACTTTGCTGATCAGCAGGCTGAACAGGGTCCGAGTGCCAGCCAGGTGCTTGCACAAGCAACAATTGCTAGGCAGCAGCTTGAACAACCAACACTTCGTAGGAAGAACCCTGAGCAAGCAATGGTTACTGGGAAGCAGCCAGAGCAAGGAGCcattcctcaaaagaaactgAAGCAGGAATTCATAGCTGAGCTCCATGCTGCACAGGGGAGTATTGCAAGACAATCAGACGAAGAGGAGGATGACTCCTCTGGTAAGTAA
- the LOC130471293 gene encoding uncharacterized protein: MNVMQRNPYARFFRSLQEMEVHEDTQILLNKNTVLNQNVYNAPTSDEVAVIWSESTSSSTSRSPHILVSGKSNSSHRIMHYYGCYDALQYPLLFPFGDCGWHQGLKKMSTGGQQQLATHQDPVLSCAVHTVEDFLAQEDNLAHQGREGSAKHISCREYYAYKLQIRPCNMLLRAGRCFQQYIVDMYVKIENTRLDFFRKNQQTIRADLYQGILDTVESGENSAANVGHRVVLPPSFLGGPRDMKKRYLNAMSLVKKYGKPDLFLTMTCNPNWPEIKQELAVGEEAQNRPDLVSRIFRAKLIALKHHIMKKKNFGEVAAMIYVVEFQKRGLPHAHFLVILKPNSKIRSPADFDKFVSAEIPPLANPHLRKIVLQHMMHGPCGQLNPDCACMKRKGNEGHCKYGYPKNFAAETTNSSDGYPLYKRIDTGESVCIRRVNMDNRSVIPYNPYLSSLFDCHLNVEVCSTIMAVKYLYKYVYKGHDRISFNVQDGSTAIVDEIQQYQAGRWVSPCEAAWRIFGFDLFEMFPSVLPLQIHLPNLQTIQVMPHENLDEIILNDKRSRTQLTEFFRMNAATPDGTGYTYAEFPEHYKWEGKEWKKRSNKTVVVGRLTFVAPAEGERYFLRLLLMHVDSPRSFDHLRTVDGYKCATFQETALRLKLLEEDNAVDLCLAEACEVQMPTSFRQLFSTVLIFCQPSDPNALWLKYYDALSEDYRHQYPSSDSRSRELTVRSVEQSLEAMGKSFRDFGLQHLNDFQDEEFRRTKDIIDALDAPIPRDCIDARNTLNQAQQEAFDSIIDHVLKGKPGAFFIDGPGGTGKTFLYNALYAEVRLMNKIVLPTATSGIAASNIPSGRTAHSRFKIPIDSDASLACDVPKQGSLACLLKETSLIIWDEASMARKENVESLDMLLRDLCDENTLFGGKLVVFGGDFRQVLPVLPRKTQREAVAASLVSSVLWPRFIRFNLTENVRAREDPYFSAFLLSLGNGELQTGENDLVQLPMQIVHPSEVASDPIAELTAIAFPEVDVCRSTPGNFTTTAILTPLNEDVDDINATLIDKFPGESVMYRSFDTVLDDNSAIYPPEFIHTLCPGGMSPYKLVLKKNCPVLLLRNILPSSGLCNGTRMICKNFYPNLIECMITTGQHSGSHVFIPRIRLRPSASSNYPFQFQRKQFPIKLSFAMTINKSQGQTLSQVSIYLPQPCFSHGQLYVALSRARKACNVKVVSKQSPGHQPEHHVRNVISYDVLRLAGII, translated from the exons ATGAATGTCATGCAAAGAAACCCATATGCTAGATTTTTTAGATCCTTACAAGAAATGGAGGTCCATGAAGATACCCAGATTTTACTTAACAAAAACACTGTGCTAAATCAGAATGTCTATAACGCTCCTACATCCGATGAAGTTGCAGTCATTTGGTCTGAAAGCACATCTTCCAGTACAAGTAGAAGTCCACATATATTGGTTTCCGGAAAATCAAACAGTTCCCATAGAATAATGCATTATTATGGTTGTTATGATGCACTTCAGTATCCGCTCTTATTTCCATTTGGAGATTGTGGATGGCATCAAGGGCTTAAAAAGATGTCAACGGGTGGGCAACAACAGCTTGCCACTCATCAGGATCCTGTCTTATCGTGTGCTGTCCACACTGTTGAAGACTTCTTGGCTCAAGAAGATAACC TTGCTCATCAAGGTCGGGAAGGATCAGCTAAGCATATCTCTTGCAGAGAGTATTATGCTTATAAGCTTCAGATACGCCCTTGTAACATGCTGCTAAGGGCAGGGAGGTGCTTCCAACAGTACATTGTTGACATGTACGTGAAGATTGAAAACACTCGCTTGGACTTTTTCCGAAAGAACCAGCAAACTATCAGGGCAGATTTGTACCAAGGTATACTCGACACTGTCGAGAGCGGTGAAAACAGTGCAGCTAATGTGGGGCATCGAGTTGTGTTACCACCAAGTTTTCTGGGGGGGCCTAGGGATATGAAAAAGAGGTATTTGAATGCGATGTCCTTAGTTAAGAAGTATGGGAAGCCTGATTTGTTCCTTACAATGACGTGCAATCCTAATTGGCCAGAGATTAAACAAGAGTTGGCTGTCGGAGAGGAGGCACAAAACCGGCCAGATTTAGTTTCAAGGATTTTCCGTGCTAAACTGATAGCGCTAAAACACCATatcatgaaaaaaaaaaattttggtGAAGTTGCTGCTATGATATATGTTGTTGAGTTCCAGAAACGGGGGTTGCCGCACGCTCATTTCCTTGTTATCCTTAAACCCAATTCTAAGATTAGAAGCCCTGCTGACTTTGATAAGTTTGTTTCTGCTGAGATCCCTCCTCTTGCCAACCCTCACTTGAGGAAGATTGTTCTTCAACACATGATGCATGGCCCATGTGGACAACTGAACCCTGATTGTGCGTGCATGAAACGGAAAGGTAATGAGGGGCACTGCAAGTATGGATATCCGAAAAATTTTGCTGCCGAGACAACTAACAGCAGCGATGGATACCCACTTTATAAAAGGATAGATACTGGAGAAAGTGTTTGTATTCGCAGGGTTAATATGGATAACAGGTCAGTTATTCCGTATAACCCGTACCTATCATCACTTTTTGATTGCCACTTAAACGTTGAGGTTTGTTCGACCATAATGGCAGTCAAATACCTGTACAAATATGTGTACAAGGGCCATGACAGGATCTCATTCAACGTGCAGGATGGTAGCACTGCTATTGTTGATGAGATACAACAGTACCAGGCTGGGAGGTGGGTTTCCCCGTGTGAGGCAGCATGGAGAATTTTCGGGTTCGATCTGTTTGAGATGTTTCCATCGGTGTTGCCTCTGCAAATACATCTGCCTAACTTGCAGACAATCCAGGTAATGCCTCATGAGAATTTAGACGAGATCATTTTAAATGATAAAAGATCTCGAACTCAACTTACAGAATTCTTTAGGATGAATGCTGCCACACCTGATGGAACGGGCTATACATATGCAGAATTTCCAGAGCATTATAAGTGGGAGGGTAAAGAATGGAAAAAAAGAAGCAACAAGACCGTTGTTGTTGGCAGGCTCACTTTTGTAGCACCTGCTGAAGGGGAACGTTACTTCCTCAGATTATTACTGATGCATGTGGATAGCCCGCGATCCTTTGATCATCTCCGAACTGTTGATGGATATAAGTGTGCCACTTTTCAGGAGACAGCTCTGCGGCTGAAATTGCTAGAGGAAGACAACGCTGTCGACTTGTGCTTAGCTGAAGCGTGTGAAGTGCAAATGCCGACTTCATTCCGACAGCTCTTTTCAACAGTGCTGATCTTCTGCCAGCCAAGTGACCCCAATGCCCTTTGGTTAAAATACTACGACGCTCTCTCTGAAGATTATAGGCACCAGTATCCGAGTTCTGATAGCAGGTCAAGGGAGCTCACTGTTAGATCTGTTGAGCAATCTCTTGAAGCAATGGGGAAATCATTTAGAGACTTTGGCCTACAACATTTAAATGATTTTCAAGATGAAGAGTTCAGGCGAACAAAAGACATTATCGATGCACTTGATGCACCGATACCTCGGGACTGTATTGATGCCCGTAACACATTAAACCAAGCACAGCAGGAGGCATTTGACAGCATTATTGACCACGTTCTTAAAGGGAAACCTGGTGCATTCTTCATAGACGGGCCCGGAGGAACAGGTAAAACCTTCCTATACAATGCTCTCTATGCAGAGGTTCGTTTGATGAACAAGATTGTCCTACCAACTGCGACATCTGGAATTGCAGCATCAAATATACCTTCTGGGAGGACTGCTCACTCTCGGTTTAAAATACCGATAGATTCtgatgcttcccttgcttgcgATGTTCCTAAACAGGGCAGTCTTGCATGTTTACTAAAAGAGACATCGTTGATTATTTGGGACGAAGCTTCAATGGCAAGGAAAGAAAATGTTGAGTCATTAGACATGCTTCTACGAGACTTGTGTGATGAGAATACCCTTTTTGGTGGCAAGCTTGTGGTTTTTGGTGGCGACTTCCGTCAGGTCCTGCCCGTCCTACCCCGCAAAACACAGCGAGAAGCTGTTGCTGCTAGCTTAGTGAGTTCTGTTCTTTGGCCTCGGTTCATTAGGTTCAATCTCACTGAAAATGTTCGGGCAAGAGAAGATCCCTACTTTTCTGCGTTTTTGCTTTCTCTTGGAAATGGTGAGCTGCAAACCGGCGAGAATGACCTTGTGCAATTGCCAATGCAGATAGTACACCCATCTGAGGTCGCTTCTGATCCTATTGCCGAACTGACTGCAATTGCATTTCCCGAGGTAGATGTTTGCAGGTCCACCCCAGGCAATTTCACAACAACGGCTATACTGACCCCCCTGAATGAAgatgttgatgatatcaatgctACCCTGATAGACAAATTCCCTGGAGAATCTGTTATGTACAGGAGTTTTGATACAGTTCTTGATGATAATAGCGCGATCTATCCTCCTGAATTTATACACACCCTCTGCCCAGGTGGAATGAGCCCATACAAGCTCGTCTTGAAGAAAAATTGTCCAGTTCTTCTGCTTCGCAATATCCTGCCTTCGTCTGGCCTGTGCAATGGGACACGTATGATATGCAAGAATTTCTACCCGAATCTGATTGAATGCATGATCACGACTGGGCAGCACAGCGGAAGCCATGTTTTTATACCCCGAATTAGGCTTCGGCCGTCTGCATCTTCCAATTATCCTTTCCAATTTCAGAGGAAACAATTCCCTATAAAACTAAGCTTTGCAATGACGATAAACAAGTCACAAGGGCAAACACTAAGCCAAGTCTCCATCTATCTTCCCCAGCCGTGTTTCTCCCATGGTCAGCTTTATGTGGCATTGTCTCGTGCTAGAAAAGCATGTAACGTCAAAGTTGTTTCAAAACAATCTCCGGGACACCAACCTGAGCACCATGTTAGAAATGTCATCTCTTATGATGTGCTCAGATTAGCCGGTATCATATGA